The sequence TTAATTCTTCATGCCTTAACCTTCTAGGAGTTTGTATATTGGATCTTTTTAGATTTGCATGCATAATTATCGTTTCTTCTTTTGAGGATTGTTTTAATGCTTTGAAGTCATAATTAACCttagtaattttataatatattctatAGATTATTTCGAATGGATCATATTTCTCATTTATAATTTTCTTATCAGATCTTACTTGCAATTTTAAGGCTTGCCATGtgtattcattttttaaattcataGCATAATTTGGGTAACAATTAAAAAAGACTGGTCCATCATGACAATTACTTTCTAATATTCCTATTAATGAATCACTAAAATTTTGGAATCTGGTATCTCTTAAGGTTAATAATATAGACAAATTAATTCTTATTCTAAAATTAGGTTTTATGCCTACTTGTATTAATCCTATATGGATGAAGTTATATCCTTTACTGCTATGTTCTTTCAACTTATCTTCTTCTAAGATGGTAATAATCTTATTACTACTTGTTCCTGGTTTACAATATTCTAACATATGAATTTCATAATTTCTTCCTTCCCAAAAGTTTCTATTTTTATATACTTTATCTTTATCTATTAtagatatttttcaattataaaaacTTTCTTCTAACTTAGCTATTTCTAATTCATTTTTAGTTCCAGAAGTGGATGCTTCATCATTATCTTTTTTATTActaaagaattattttttcctagaTTTAAACTACTCATCGTTTTCAACAAATttgccattttatggttagaaCTTTGTGAGTTACGGGACCACCCTCGTTAACCAATGAATTCACTGTCTTGGTTAAGACTTATAACCGGGACTACGATCTGGACTGACCAACGTATTAACAGTTCTCACTGCTATTTCAAAGTTTTAACTATAAAACTTTTAGTTTGTAAAAAAGATTTGTAATAAAAATCCGGAGTAAAAGTAATACTTTATAAATGTTATCAAAGGAAACTTAAAAAGAGCTTCTAAGGTAAGCCCTTGCTTTTTCCCGTTTAGGAGAGTAGCGAAACCACAAGTGAGTGAAGGGGCGCCACAGACGCCCATTCCGGGACGAGTTGGAAGAGGAATTCCTAATTCTTACACGGATGAGCCCTAGCCCTGTAAGCCCACATTACCAGATTCATTCAGTGACAGCCTTAGGATAAGGAATTCAAGATCGGCGACATCTTCCTCAAAGGATTAACGGCTTCGGGATTCTTGTGCTGCTTGGTGGCCCGCAGAAGTATCCAACTCACACATACACTTCGGTAGAGTTTCCCAACGCGAAATAGGCTAGCGCGGATCCCTCTCTCCTGTTAAGTACCTACCCGTGAGATTAGAGCAGATTCGCTTATCGTTGTATTGTGTCACATCGAGTTATGTATGGTGAGCAGATCATGGGGGAGTCTTTTGTTCCCCAATGATATGATTCCTTATGTACCTGTGTCTGTGTCCTTTGACAAATCTACCTCTGAATCTGTTGACCTATCTCTATCTATATCTTCTTCTAGGTCGGTGTCTAATGACTATCCCCCTTTATGGGATAGTCTTGTTTTTTTGTTGTGCGCTCCGGGGTTTTTTTGGGGTCTCATTAACTAGAAGTTATGGAAGGGGACTCGTCTTGGTTATCGATACGTGCCTTTATTTTCTGGTCGCCTTGTATCTTGGTTCTTTTaggatttatatatatatatagtgtgtgtgtatttttttgtgttgATGGACCGGAGATCCttcaatatttattaatttttagtcGAATCGCTCCAACATTTTAACTACACTTGGTTTTTAGCTATTGTCTTTATGTTAAGTATTACTATATattagaaaaacaaaaattatgATTACAAGTGCAAAGAGTTCTAATCAGTAGTCTTTCATGTCTTAAGTGTCACTTGTATAGTGTTACAGGATGGGAAAGAAATTAGAGTGTCTCTAATAAAATCTATTCAAAAAGGAGAAATTACTTACAAAAACAAAGGTCAGATAATTTATACGAATAAATAGTTTGTGATTAAAAATTATGCATGTTAAATCAATTTTTGATATATGTTTATTTTGATGGAAATCGAATCAATCGATTTAGCATGTGaaataataaatcaaattaaattgattcaatttacataaaaatatttagaatagatATGTATGTAACAAGAATTTATTTAAAACATCTACATAATTTTCAatcttaaattatttatttatgtaaattatcCACAAATTAAAATTGCTTTTGTTTTTGTAAATACAACCTTTAACTTGAAGCCAgacaaaaggaaagaaaaacaaaaggagAGATATATGATCCTATTTGTTTATTGGATCTTGAATCCAATGACGAATGGATCATTGAACGAAATTCTTGCCTAATGAAAGAGGACAATTGAATGAATAAAGATGTGTTTTAAAATTGCAGAAGGTTTACCTAAAGAGAAAGAGAGGTAACAACTACGACAACTAACAAATGCCATTCTTCGCTagcttgtttgttttaatttccttttatagTACATTAGTATCTAGTATTTACGTTAATACTTAttactttaaatccaaaaaatatCAATGTATATAATAAAGATAACAAAAATAAAGGTTCTGAAAACTAGATTGGTCTGGTCGATTCGACCAAATTAACTAGAAATTGGTCATCTAATCGGTCCGATTAATTTTTAGAATCGTTCggtaaaaaattgataaaaaatcgACCGAATTAAAAGTTAACCAATGAACCGAACAAATTGGCCGGTTTTTTGAAGTACCGATTTTTAAAAATGTTCCAAAACGGTGTTGTTTTGatgctgaaaaaaaaaaacaaaaacactcACCTACCTAATCCAACGAAGTCACTCATCATGCCTCCTAGCCCTCCCTCAACCTTAATTTGAACTCGTCTGATCTGAAGCTTCTGTCGTCGGAAGTATGGTTTAAAGATTCTATCGTCATTGTCGTCGTTGGTTGGTCGGTTCAAATTTTGAAGCTTCTGTCGTCGGCCACCTCTGTCCTATCGAGCATCTTTTCTGCCACCGTGGACTATATGAATTGTTGCAGTGAGTTCTTCAGTTTTTTATttcagttaatttttttattttgttaattatacgATTTTTCACAGAGTTCtatagttttttattttgttaattttgtaaTGCTGAATagaattttgatataattttagATTCTAAATTGCTGTAATTTTAAATGTTGCTGGTCGTAAACTTTGAATCTTTTTATGTGTATAAATTTGATCGTAGCGGTGTTTATCTTGGTTACTGTGAAGAAGGGTGAGGGGGAAAAGATGGGATATTGTTAGTTCATTATTCTGATCATCTGGGAGAGTTTCTAGCTAGTACTGGAATTGTGGGTAAAATTGTTACAAAGTTTCCTCATATGAATGACTCTGATTAGGTTTGTAATGGCAATGTGATAATGGTTATTATTTGCTTTCTCTAATAATAGAAATCTCAGTAAATCAGTTTTTAAATACCTGATTTATAGTGGTTCTAGGTAAAAATGAGCTACCATAAACTAATGAGTAAAAAGACTATTTAATTATAGATAAGACTTAAGAGTGAAAATACATAAAAGGTAGGAGGATGAAAAAATGCTCTAACATAGCAAGACACCAACTCTCTTGAATTAACCATGAGTGAAATGCCAACGAGAAGCACAAACATAATTTTTATTGTATAACAAAGTTTGGCAATAATAATGCTTGATGACGAAGCAATAATAATGCTCGATGACGATGATGATAGTGAAAAAACTCGAAGTGATGACTTTGATCTTGGATTCTTGGGGATtagatagatatatatatttTGCCAATGTTAACTTACCTAGGAGATACTATTTGCTATTTGGATGGTGTTTGAGATTTTAAGTCTTTTGTTACACCTATACCAgtaattatttgttttttttttgtttatattataCATGACTGATAATGAATTATGCTGATGTTTTTGTGAATTATTAATCTAAAAAGTTATTTtattaatagtataatattagatTATATTATGTTTTATGAATTATATAATTCGGTAAGATTTGTGATTtacaattaaaaatttgattaagaGATTTAATTCTTGATTTGTATTTCGTCTATCTTAATTCAATCATGAAAATAGTTTAGAGGATGATCAAACTAAACCATTTGAAAGAGGGCTCAATTTTATCGAAATGGAAACTATATGTGTGTTTTTCTTGGATATGGAAGCATGGTGTACTAGACGTATATGTGGGACAGTTTTTTGGTAGTGTCACAGAGAAGAACTCGGACCgtgggttttctttgtttctgcaATTTGCATACGAAATCTCACGGTCCGATTTGTATGATAATGGGAATTAAAATTTTGGGTGAACCAAATCGGACCCTAAGTGTTGTAGAAGCCGCATGGTCCGAGTTCTATGCTATAATTTTGAGAAGAACTCGGACCCTCCGTTTTGAGTGCATATCAAAATTGTTTTGGTGAACTGCAAGCTCAAATCGCATGGTTCGATTGCATTTCTTAAGATTATTTTAATCATGTTAACCTAGTCGAAGGGTGCGAGTTCTATTAAGTGGTCCATATAAAAGTGAGAAGTGAACTCATAACTGATTCGCGTCTTCATCCCGAACTTGAGCGGCTGCCCCTTCTGTTTCTTCTTTCTCGTTGCTTTATTATTTGCTGTTTTAAAGTTGAAGATCTAGTagctatttttatgttttttttgggGGATTCACAGAAATGAGTGATAGAGTGTTACTAAaagtgtattattttggtcagattttattacaaacatctgaaggagtaaaatttatttgtgaaaatccgctagatgttgttattccttttatcatctcatttgaagagctcaaaggtgtgatctgtgaaaagatTGATTCTGAGAGGGCAAGAAAGATATCCTGTATTCTCTACAGATATCCCNNNNNNNNNNNNNNNNNNNNNNNNNNNNNNNNNNNNNNNNNNNNNNNNNNNNNNNNNNNNNNNNNNNNNNNNNNNNNNNNNNNNNNNCTGTTCTGTTGGGTTATAAGGAGGTATAATGGTAGTCACACCTGTACCAGAGCCACCATTTCACAAGATCATTCGAAGCTGGATTCTATCACAATTGCGGAAGCGATAAAGCCATTGGTTGAGGCTGACCCCTCCTTAAAGGTAAAGTCGGTTATAGCAGAAGTGCAATCGAAGTTCAACTACACTGTCAGTTACcggaaagcatggttggctaaACAAAGGGCggtagaaaaaatatttggaggttgggAGGCATCGTTTGAAGCGTTGTCTATATGGTTCGAGGCCATGTGTCATAAGGATCCATCAGCTGTTGTCcattttgagactatgcctgCATATCAAGGCGATGAGTTGGTGGGTGATATTCAAGTACTGCATCGAGTATTTTGGAGTTATTACCCCTGTATTAGGGCATTCAGACATTGTAAGCCAATTGTCCAGGTGGATGGGACTCACTTGTATGGAAAGTATAAGGGTTGTCTACTAGTGGCAGTTTCACAGGATGGCAACAACAATATCGTCCCAATTGCGTTTGCTATtgtggagggagagacttctgatgcatGGCACTTCTTCCTTAGTAACCTTCGTCAGCATGTTGTCACTTGGGATGGTGTGGGTCTAATATCCGACCGACACGAATCCATCAATGCAGCTGTGGAACGCAGTAACGGAGCTTGGTCACCTCCTAGAGCTTTTCATATGTTCTGCATCAGGCATATAAAGTCGAATTTTCTGCGAAAATTCAAGGCACTGTACCTCCAAAAATTGGTCGTCAACATTGGTAACCATTTACTAAATTTAAGTAACTTATTAACAGAAATAACCTTCAATATTTGTTTCGACATCtataattattcttttttttgttGCTATCCTCTAGGATATTCGAGGACGGTGCGGGAGTACGAAGTACGTTACCAGCAATTACGGGAACGGGGGGAAGCGTATACAAACTGGTTAAACCGAATTCCTCGCGAACAGTACGCATTGGCATTTGATGGTGGATACCGATGGGGTCACATGACAACGAATCTAGTGGAATGCATCAATTCAGTGttgaagggtgcacgcaatctTCCCNNNNNNNNNNNNNNNNNNNNNNNNNNNNNNNNNNNNNNNNNNNNNNNNNNNNNNNNNNNNNNNNNNNNNNNNNNNNNNNNNNNNNNNNNNNNNNNNNNNNNNNNNNNNNNNNNNNNNNNNNNNNNNNNNNNNNNNNNNNNNNNNNNNNNNNNNNNNNNNNNNNNNNNNNNNNNNNNNNNNNNNNNNNNNNNNNNNNNNNNNNNNNNNNNNNNNNNNNNNNNNNNNNNNNNNNNNNNNNNNNNNNNNNNNNNNNNNNNNNNNNNNNNNNNNNNNNNNNNNNNNNNNNNNNNNNNNNNNNNNNNNNNNNNNNNNNNNNNNNNNNNNNNNNNNNNNNNNNNNNNNNNNNNNNNNNNNNNNNNNNNNNNNNNNNNNNNNNNNNNNNNNNNNNNNNNNNNNNNNNNNNNNNNNNNNNNNNNNNNNNNNNNNNNNNNNNNNNNNNNNNNNNNNNNNNNNNNNNNNNNNNNNNNNNNNNNNNNNNNNNNNNNNNNNNNNNNNNNNNNNNNNNNNNNNNNNNNNNNNNNNNNNNNNNNNNNNNNNNNNNNNNNNNNNNNNNNNNNNNNNNNNNNNNNNNNNNNNNNNNNNNNNNNNNNNNNNNNNNNNNNNNNNNNNNNNNNNNNNNNNNNNNNNNNNNNNNNNNNNNNNNNNNNNNNNNNNNNNNNNNNNNNNNNNNNNNNNNNNNNNNNNNNNNNNNNNNNNNNNNNNNNNNNNNNNNNNNNNNNNNNNNNNNNNNNNNNNNNNNNNNNNNNNNNNNNNNNNNNNNNNNNNNNNNNNNNNNNNNNNNNNNNNNNNNNNNNNNNNNNNNNNNNNNNNNNNNNNNNNNNNNNNNNNNNNNNNNNNNNNNNNNNNNNNNNNNNNNNNNNNNNNNNNNNNNNNNNNNNNNNNNNNNNNNNNNNNNNNNNNNNNNNNNNNNNNNNNNNNNNNNNNNNNNNNNNNNNNNNNNNNNNNNNNNNNNNNNNNNNNNNNNNNNNNNNNNNNNNNNNNNNNNNNNNNNNNNNNNNNNNNNNNNNNNNNNNNNNNNNNNNNNNNNNNNNNNNNNNNNNNNNNNNNNNNNNNNNNNNNNNNNNNNNNNNNNNNNNNNNNNNNNNNNNNNNNNNNNNNNNNNNNNNNNNNNNNNNNNNNNNNNNNNNNNNNNNNNNNNNNNNNNNNNNNNNNNNNNNNNNNNNNNNNNNNNNNNNNNNNNNNNNNNNNNNNNNNNNNNNNNNNNNNNNNNNNNNNNNNNNNNNNNNNNNNNNNNNNNNNNNNNNNNNNNNNNNNNNNNNNNNNNNNNNNNNNNNNNNNNNNNNNNNNNNNNNNNNNNNNNNNNNNNNNNNNNNNNNNNNNNNNNNNNNNNNNNNNNNNNNNNNNNNNNNNNNNNNNNNNNNNNNNNNNNNNNNNNNNNNNNNNNNNNNNNNNNNNNNNNNNNNNNNNNNNNNNNNNNNNNNNNNNNNNNNNNNNNNNNNNNNNNNNNNNNNNNNNNNNNNNNNNNNNNNNNNNNNNNNNNNNNNNNNNNNNNNNNNNNNNNNNNNNNNNNNNNNNNNNNNNNNNNNNNNNNNNNNNNNNNNNNNNNNNNNNNNNNNNNNNNNNNNNNNNNNNNNNNNNNNNNNNNNNNNNNNNNNNNNNNNNNNNNNNNNNNNNNNNNNNNNNNNNNNNNNNNNNNNNNNNNNNNNNNNNNNNNNNNNNNNNNNNNNNNNNNNNNNNNNNNNNNNNNNNNNNNNNNNNNNNNNNNNNNNNNNNNNNNNNGCAGTAACGGAGCTTGGTCACCTCCTAGAGCTTTTCATATGTTCTGCATCAGGCATATAAAGTCGAATTTTC is a genomic window of Arachis ipaensis cultivar K30076 chromosome B06, Araip1.1, whole genome shotgun sequence containing:
- the LOC107647572 gene encoding uncharacterized protein LOC107647572: METICVFFLDMEAWCTRRICGTVFWRYNGSHTCTRATISQDHSKLDSITIAEAIKPLVEADPSLKVKSVIAEVQSKFNYTVSYRKAWLAKQRAVEKIFGGWEASFEALSIWFEAMCHKDPSAVVHFETMPAYQGDELVGDIQVLHRVFWSYYPCIRAFRHCKPIVQVDGTHLYGKYKGCLLVAVSQDGNNNIVPIAFAIVEGETSDAWHFFLSNLRQHVVTWDGVGLISDRHESINAAVERSNGAWSPPRAFHMFCIRHIKSNFLRKFKALYLQKLVVNIGYSRTVREYEVRYQQLRERGEAYTNWLNRIPREQYALAFDGGYRWGHMTTNLVECINSVLKGYSRTVREYEVRYQQLRERGEAYTNWLNRIPREQLNELFTRRAEAEARINAGHVFSEVVTSKLHANQLASGNIQMDQVRRVYRARFRLLGNPTTWPAYNGPRFVPNPYLRRVSKGRPRMTRFLNEMDMRMLRRPRRCTLCGAEGHSRSRCRQSAGTNADGAQ